One part of the Sporocytophaga myxococcoides DSM 11118 genome encodes these proteins:
- a CDS encoding superoxide dismutase, whose amino-acid sequence MKKILLSVLVLFISTLSFAQFTLPALPYAYEALEPSFDTQTMQIHHDKHHDAYVKNLNKEVTANPALNGKTIEEICKNVSKYNTAVRNNGGGHYNHSLFWTVLSPKGGAPAGALSEDINKTFGSFDNFKAQFSDSAKTRFGSGWAWLIVGQDGKLKITTTPNQDNPLMDIVKVKGTPVLALDVWEHAYYLKYQNKRPDYISAFWNIVNWDEVSRRYAEAKKK is encoded by the coding sequence ATGAAAAAAATATTGTTAAGCGTTTTAGTATTGTTTATTTCAACATTATCATTCGCACAATTTACCCTTCCTGCTCTGCCTTATGCTTATGAAGCGCTGGAGCCAAGCTTCGATACTCAGACCATGCAGATACATCACGACAAACATCATGATGCTTATGTAAAAAACTTAAACAAAGAAGTAACAGCCAATCCTGCTCTCAATGGAAAGACCATTGAAGAGATCTGCAAAAATGTAAGCAAATACAACACAGCGGTAAGAAACAATGGAGGTGGGCATTACAACCATAGCTTATTCTGGACTGTCCTTTCCCCAAAAGGAGGTGCACCTGCAGGAGCTCTTTCTGAAGATATAAACAAGACTTTTGGCTCATTTGACAACTTCAAAGCTCAATTCAGCGACTCTGCAAAGACAAGATTCGGGTCAGGATGGGCTTGGCTGATAGTGGGTCAAGATGGGAAACTAAAAATCACTACGACTCCAAATCAGGACAATCCTTTGATGGATATAGTAAAAGTTAAAGGAACTCCTGTGTTGGCACTCGATGTATGGGAACATGCATATTACCTGAAGTATCAGAACAAAAGACCGGACTATATCTCAGCATTCTGGAATATAGTCAACTGGGATGAAGTAAGCAGAAGGTATGCTGAAGCGAAGAAGAAGTAA
- a CDS encoding TonB-dependent receptor, producing MIGIPVFTQGRIFVVTNDYYNNDHLVMKFVKFLFLSLFCMLSQALFAQTEADTVSHLREVVIEGNRLNTFTAGNKIQRIDSASIQRYKSGNLGDLLTFSSHLFIKSYGIGNMASISSRGTNASQTAVLWNGFNVQSPTLGQADFSYIPVNFADNIEIQYGGAGALFGSGATGGVISLNSSPGFNKGLTIVASLNGGSFNSYQQSANVCISKNRFVSVLKVFNYTAENDFPFYVGEYRVRQINAAVRQKGLLSENFFRIKKDQELNVRIWLQDNYREIPPSMASRSSNQPMLLVNETLGSDFFRVTSEWKKSGKVASYFVRTAYFNERMSYEDTLAHMLSVTRFHTSISEAESNIRLGRNHLLNIGLNNTFNQATSNGYPDSPSQNRTALFSSYKFSFLNDHWRTVVSLRQEMVQGKLIPFTPSAGVEGRLVKYLSLKANVSRTYRVPTFNDLYWNPGGNRNLKPESGWSEEVSLIASQIRGNRNKNSVMLTFFNSNIENCIMWLPSGGTWNAQNIQSIWSRGLESSVSFYKEIRDFQLRLTALYNYVVATNQKARMDNDNIVGKQLIYVPIYTSQATLELIYKGFYVNYVHSYTGNRYYTTDNSKVVAAYQLGNIVVGKNFRMGNSFLNVNVRVNNLWNESYQVVLNQAMPMRYFQAGLSYAFNKPNKHIN from the coding sequence TTGATAGGGATACCTGTATTCACTCAAGGCCGTATTTTCGTTGTTACGAATGATTATTATAATAATGATCATCTTGTAATGAAGTTTGTTAAGTTTTTATTTCTGTCACTATTCTGCATGCTGAGTCAGGCTTTGTTTGCCCAGACTGAAGCTGATACAGTATCTCATTTGCGGGAAGTTGTGATTGAAGGAAACAGACTGAATACTTTTACTGCAGGAAATAAAATACAAAGGATTGATTCTGCATCTATACAAAGATATAAGTCTGGTAATCTTGGAGATCTACTGACTTTTAGTTCTCATCTGTTTATTAAGTCTTATGGAATCGGAAATATGGCTTCCATATCTTCGAGAGGGACAAATGCGAGCCAGACAGCAGTCTTATGGAATGGCTTTAATGTACAATCACCTACTCTTGGCCAGGCTGATTTCTCTTATATTCCGGTAAATTTCGCAGATAATATTGAAATACAGTATGGTGGTGCCGGAGCACTCTTTGGTAGCGGCGCGACTGGTGGAGTTATAAGTCTTAATTCTTCACCTGGATTTAACAAAGGATTAACTATTGTCGCTTCTTTAAATGGAGGAAGTTTTAATTCCTACCAGCAATCAGCTAATGTTTGTATTTCTAAAAACAGATTTGTAAGTGTTCTTAAAGTATTTAATTACACAGCTGAGAATGATTTTCCATTTTATGTAGGTGAGTATAGAGTACGACAAATCAATGCTGCTGTGAGGCAGAAGGGATTATTGTCAGAGAATTTTTTCAGAATAAAAAAGGACCAGGAGCTGAATGTCAGGATCTGGTTGCAGGATAATTATCGAGAGATTCCGCCATCCATGGCTTCCAGATCCAGCAATCAGCCTATGCTCTTAGTTAACGAGACTCTTGGTTCAGATTTTTTTAGAGTTACCTCTGAATGGAAGAAATCGGGAAAGGTAGCTTCTTATTTTGTAAGGACCGCTTATTTCAATGAGCGTATGAGTTATGAAGATACGCTTGCTCACATGCTTTCAGTAACAAGATTCCATACCTCAATTTCGGAGGCAGAGAGCAATATAAGATTAGGACGAAATCATTTATTGAATATAGGGTTGAATAATACATTTAATCAGGCAACCTCTAATGGTTATCCGGATTCTCCTTCACAGAATAGAACGGCATTGTTTAGCTCATATAAATTTTCTTTTTTGAATGATCATTGGAGGACTGTAGTAAGTCTTCGTCAGGAGATGGTTCAGGGAAAGCTAATACCTTTTACACCATCAGCAGGTGTTGAAGGACGACTTGTTAAGTATTTGTCTTTAAAAGCGAATGTTTCAAGAACATACAGAGTGCCGACCTTTAATGACTTGTACTGGAATCCTGGAGGAAACAGAAACCTTAAACCTGAGTCTGGATGGAGCGAAGAAGTAAGTTTGATAGCTTCTCAAATCAGAGGAAATAGAAATAAAAATTCTGTTATGCTTACATTCTTCAATAGCAACATTGAAAACTGCATCATGTGGCTTCCCTCAGGAGGTACCTGGAATGCGCAGAATATCCAATCCATTTGGTCCAGAGGTTTGGAAAGCAGTGTTTCCTTTTATAAAGAAATCAGAGATTTTCAATTAAGACTTACAGCACTGTACAACTATGTTGTTGCTACCAATCAGAAGGCAAGGATGGATAATGATAATATTGTAGGAAAGCAATTAATCTATGTTCCTATTTATACAAGTCAGGCAACTTTAGAGCTCATATACAAAGGTTTTTACGTGAATTATGTTCACAGCTATACCGGAAACAGATACTATACTACAGATAACTCAAAGGTAGTAGCTGCCTATCAGTTAGGGAATATTGTAGTAGGAAAGAATTTTAGAATGGGCAATTCATTTTTGAATGTTAATGTTCGAGTGAATAACCTCTGGAATGAATCCTATCAGGTAGTTTTAAACCAGGCCATGCCAATGAGGTATTTTCAAGCTGGCCTCTCATATGCCTTTAATAAACCAAATAAACATATAAACTAG